The Coccidioides posadasii str. Silveira chromosome 3, complete sequence genome contains a region encoding:
- a CDS encoding uncharacterized protein (BUSCO:312209at4751~EggNog:ENOG410PN2E~COG:H~BUSCO:11185at33183): MAGLATASPLLPNGDSAHGETKALRQGQASLSERLSSELVTCYPDTHEHAGDSTSLPSLSSVSATLHAKIQAFLSEPHDPSSLLYRVQQQTRISLSVVREALSRYKLHELSLSYNGGKDCLVLLILFLSSLHPLPEPSSTKQKTQAQQCTFKDKPEAPKSQNANPNLLDDPDDEPPTSIPAMYARPSHPFPSVETFVDSSSLTYHLSLTRYTTDPPHTTLRDTFACYLQKYPGIKAVFVGTRRTDPHGEKLTHFDRTDHGWPDFMRIHPVIDWHYVEIWAFIRHLGVEYCPLYDQGYTSLGGTNDTHPNPKLQINKASPMEASKPSNAGQETPKFRPAYELVEDEEERLGRY, from the coding sequence ATGGCCGGTTTGGCGACCGCATCGCCCCTTTTACCAAACGGCGACAGCGCGCATGGCGAGACCAAGGCACTGCGGCAAGGGCAGGCTTCTCTCTCAGAACGGCTGTCTTCAGAATTGGTAACCTGCTATCCCGACACCCATGAGCATGCCGGCGACTCAACTTCTCTCCCTTCCCTCTCCTCCGTCTCCGCAACCCTCCACGCGAAGATCCAAGCCTTCCTCTCTGAACCGCACGACCCATCCTCCCTCCTCTACCGGGTCCAGCAACAGACTCGAATCTCTCTCTCCGTCGTCCGCGAAGCTCTCTCACGCTACAAGCTGCACGAGCTGTCCCTCTCCTACAATGGCGGAAAGGACTGCCTCGTCCTCCTgatcctcttcctctccagCCTCCATCCCCTCCCGGAACCCTCTTCAACAAAACAGAAGACCCAAGCCCAACAGTGCACGTTCAAAGACAAGCCTGAAGCCCCTAAATCCCAAAATGCAAACCCCAACCTCCTCGACGATCCCGATGACGAACCCCCCACCTCCATCCCGGCCATGTACGCCCGCCCATCGCATCCGTTCCCATCCGTGGAAACTTTCGTCGACTCCTCCTCCCTAACATATCACCTCTCTCTAACCCGCTACACAACCGACCCACCCCACACAACCCTCCGCGACACCTTCGCTTGCTATCTACAAAAATACCCTGGCATAAAAGCTGTATTCGTCGGAACCCGCCGCACCGACCCACACGGGGAAAAGCTCACCCACTTCGACCGCACCGACCACGGATGGCCCGATTTCATGCGCATCCATCCTGTCATCGACTGGCACTATGTCGAGATCTGGGCTTTTATCCGCCATCTGGGCGTCGAGTACTGTCCGCTATATGATCAGGGCTATACTAGTTTGGGAGGCACAAACGATACACACCCGAACCCGAAATTGCAGATTAATAAAGCTAGCCCTATGGAAGCAAGTAAACCCAGCAACGCTGGTCAGGAAACCCCGAAATTCAGGCCTGCCTATGAGTTGGTTGAGGACGAAGAGGAGAGGCTGGGAAGATACTGA
- the RFA2 gene encoding replication factor A protein 2 (EggNog:ENOG410PNZK~COG:L~BUSCO:13058at33183) → MEYGYGDQFPSGSYGQGGGGGGGGGGEGGFMSEVGASQSGKTYNKSSLRPVTIKQLNDATQAYSDADFKIDDTEVAQVSFVGQIRNISQLSTFITYKLDDGTGEIEVKKWLDNEERHEGDAMDTSDPTTGRTGKKELVVNGYAKVWGKLGSFSNNRRSVTAHVIRPLTNMDEYHCHFLEATAIHLYFKHGPPPSKDSADASKAQTSDSGGAMRSDNSMAAGERTLPPMSPMARKLFNTLNNTPQSREGLHLQHLASLMQAPVDNVEKAARELNDLSLIYPTVDDYTWTIMDFKVDMQ, encoded by the exons ATGG AGTACGGATACGGCGACCAGTTCCCCTCTGGCTCGTATGGCcaaggtggtggtggtggtggtggtggtggtggtgaagGAGGATTTATGAGTGAGGTGGGAGCTAGTCAAAGCGGAAAG ACATACAACAAGAGTTCGCTTCGACCGGTCACAATCAAGCAACTAAATGATGCGACGCAAGCCTATTCGGACGCAGATTTTAAAATCGACGATACTGAAGTCGCCCAGGTCTCATTTGTAGGCCAGATCCGCAACATATCCCAGTTATCAACATTCATAACATACAAACTGGACGACGGAACGGGGGAAATCGAAGTgaaaaaatggctggacaacGAAGAGCGACATGAGGGTGATGCTATGGACACAAGCGACCCTACAACAGGCCGTACGGGGAAAAAGGAACTCGTGGTGAACGGGTACGCAAAAGTATGGGGAAAACTGGGCTCGTTCAGCAACAATCGTCGTTCAGTTACTGCACATGTAATTCGGCCGCTGACGAATATGGATGAATACCACTGCCACTTCCTTGAAGCTACAGCGATACATCTCTACTTTAAACATGGCCCGCCACCAAGTAAAGACTCAGCCGACGCTTCAAAGGCCCAGACCTCTGACTCCGGAGGGGCGATGCGCTCAGATAACAGTATGGCCGCGGGCGAGAGGACTCTTCCGCCAATGTCTCCCATGGCTAGGAAATTGTTCAACACCTTGAATAACACCCCACAGAGCAGAGAGGGGCTGCATCTACAGCACCTGGCGTCTCTCATGCAGGCACCGGTCGATAATGTGGAAAAGGCTGCGCGGGAGCTGAACGACTTGAGTTTGATCTATCCGACTGTGGATGATTATACTTGGACGATAATGGATTTTAAGGTCGATATGCAGTAA
- the DBP10 gene encoding ATP-dependent RNA helicase dbp10 (BUSCO:111189at4751~EggNog:ENOG410PHMJ~COG:A~BUSCO:1555at33183) has translation MLHRAVSPAMSENEFDIAKSLFQDEADSDIDTRPRKRKAPTSLNLDVMADDNGDGDDGVSDDDAAFIAAHQASMNRKASNLKGRTVKKGGGFQAMGLNANLLKAITRKGFSVPTPIQRKTIPLVLDDQDVVGMARTGSGKTAAFVIPMIEKLKSHSTKVGSRGLILSPSRELALQTLKVVKELGRGTDLKCVLLVGGDSLEEQFGYMAGNPDIIIATPGRFLHLKVEMNLDLSSIKYVVFDEADRLFEMGFAAQLTEILHGLPQSRQTLLFSATLPKSLVEFARAGLQEPTLVRLDTESKISPDLQSVFFTVKSAEKEGALLHILHDVIKVPTGETEAGKRAKELAISGKSSKKRKRSEQNNPNPQESPTEHSTIIFVATKHHVDYVASLLRESGFAVSYAYGSLDQTARKIQVSNFRTGISNILVVTDVAARGIDIPILENVINYDFPSQAKIFVHRVGRTARAGRKGWSYSLVRDADAPYLLDLQLFLGRRLVMGRGQQESANFAEDVVVGGMARESIARNCEWVSKLLDEDIDIQNQREVVMKGEKLYIRTRNSASAESAKRAKDVVASDGWTMLHPLFNDEASQMEVEREQMLARIGGYKPQETIFEISGRRGGKAGDDEALDMMRKIRSTMENKRAKKQGANQPTTDAEVPASALATTLGDDKDNGLGDDMDQDDVADMSMASDSELEVTFSYQSDKSKSKKRSGDKQSSGTFQNPEYFMSYTPAAHSFAEERGYGVHSGSNSNFVEASRDATMDLSRDEANRGFAEPRSIMRWDKRHKKYVSRRNDEDGSKGALLVKGESGAKIAASFRSGRFDAWKKSKRLGRMPRVGETENPGLGSTVPARGQKFRHNKEQAPKAADKYRGDYEKKRKKEQELQKRQAETGMLQFGSKGGTKKVKSEIRSVDDVRKARKLKEKRREKNARPSKKGKAR, from the coding sequence ATGCTGCACCGCGCAGTTTCTCCGGCCATGTCGGAGAATGAATTTGACATAGCAAAAAGTCTTTTCCAAGATGAAGCTGATTCTGACATTGATACCCGGCCCCGAAAGCGAAAGGCACCGACTTCGCTGAACCTCGATGTTATGGCCGACGACAACGGCGATGGAGACGATGGAGTCTCCGATGACGACGCCGCTTTTATCGCCGCCCACCAGGCGTCGATGAACCGAAAAGCATCCAACCTAAAGGGTCGGACGGTAAAGAAGGGTGGTGGGTTTCAAGCCATGGGCCTCAATGCCAACCTACTCAAGGCTATCACCCGCAAGGGATTTTCGGTTCCGACACCGATCCAGCGAAAGACCATTCCTCTGGTTTTGGACGATCAGGACGTTGTGGGTATGGCGCGTACAGGTTCAGGGAAAACTGCTGCATTTGTGATCCCCATGATTGAGAAGTTAAAGAGCCACAGTACGAAGGTTGGATCGAGAGGTTTGATCCTGTCTCCCTCAAGAGAACTGGCGTTACAGACGCTGAAAGTGGTGAAAGAGTTGGGACGAGGGACGGATCTAAAATGTGTGCTCCTGGTTGGCGGTGATAGCTTGGAGGAGCAGTTCGGATACATGGCGGGAAACCCGGACATCATCATCGCTACACCAGGTCGCTTCCTCCATCTTAAGGTCGAAATGAACCTGGACCTCTCGAGTATCAAATACGTCGTATTTGATGAAGCCGACAGACTCTTTGAGATGGGTTTCGCAGCTCAGCTTACCGAAATTCTTCATGGTCTCCCACAGTCTCGCCAGACGCTTCTATTTTCCGCCACACTCCCGAAGTCCCTGGTTGAATTCGCACGAGCTGGTCTGCAGGAACCCACTCTCGTACGCTTGGATACAGAAAGCAAAATATCTCCGGACCTTCAGAGCGTTTTCTTTACCGTGAAATCCGCTGAGAAAGAAGGAGCCCTTCTCCACATCCTGCACGATGTTATCAAAGTTCCTACTGGTGAAACAGAGGCGGGAAAGCGCGCGAAGGAACTAGCGATCTCCGGGAAATCTTCAAAGAAACGTAAACGATCAGAGCAAAATAACCCCAACCCACAAGAGTCGCCGACAGAGCACTCCACAATTATTTTTGTGGCAACGAAACACCACGTCGACTACGTAGCCTCCCTGCTTCGAGAGTCGGGTTTCGCAGTTTCATATGCTTATGGCTCTCTCGATCAAACGGCTCGTAAGATTCAAGTGAGCAACTTCCGAACCGGCATTTCAAATATCTTGGTTGTCACCGATGTCGCCGCGCGTGGAATTGATATCCCCATCCTGGAAAATGTTATCAATTATGACTTTCCTTCTCAGGCCAAAATTTTTGTTCATCGTGTTGGACGAACTGCTCGAGCAGGCCGTAAAGGCTGGAGCTATAGCTTGGTTCGAGATGCTGACGCGCCTTACCTGCTTGATCTACAACTCTTCCTTGGTCGGCGACTTGTTATGGGAAGGGGCCAGCAAGAGAGTGCGAATTTTGCGGAGGATGTTGTCGTTGGAGGAATGGCTAGGGAGTCCATAGCACGAAATTGCGAATGGGTTTCCAAATTGTTGGATGAAGATATTGACATTCAAAACCAGCGTGAAGTTGTGATGAAGGGAGAAAAGCTCTATATAAGAACACGAAATTCGGCATCTGCAGAAAGTGCAAAACGAGCCAAGGACGTTGTCGCTTCGGATGGATGGACTATGCTACACCCGCTGTTTAATGACGAAGCGAGTCAAATGGAGGTTGAGAGGGAGCAAATGTTGGCGCGTATAGGGGGCTATAAACCGCAGGAGACAATCTTTGAGATTAGCGGTCGGCGCGGTGGAAAAGCTGGAGATGATGAGGCTCTTGATATGATGCGAAAGATTCGCTCGACGATGGAGAATAAGAGGGCAAAGAAGCAAGGTGCTAACCAGCCAACGACTGATGCAGAAGTTCCAGCGTCTGCCCTGGCAACTACATTGGGGGATGACAAAGATAACGGTCTTGGGGATGATATGGATCAAGACGATGTTGCCGACATGTCCATGGCATCCGATTCCGAACTTGAAGTCACATTCTCTTACCAATCGGATAAATCCAAGTCCAAAAAGAGGAGCGGTGACAAGCAGTCATCTGGCACGTTTCAAAATCCAGAATATTTTATGTCCTATACACCAGCGGCTCATTCTTTCGCCGAAGAGCGTGGTTACGGGGTCCATTCCGGTTCAAACAGCAACTTTGTTGAAGCTTCCAGAGACGCAACAATGGATTTGTCACGCGACGAGGCCAATCGCGGTTTCGCAGAGCCTCGTTCCATCATGCGATGGGACAAACGTCACAAGAAATACGTTTCACGGCGAAATGACGAGGATGGCTCCAAGGGGGCTCTTCTTGTCAAAGGGGAGAGCGGCGCCAAGATCGCTGCAAGCTTCCGGAGCGGTCGGTTTGATGCGTGGAAGAAATCTAAACGGCTGGGACGCATGCCTCGTGTAGGCGAGACAGAGAATCCCGGCCTCGGTTCTACAGTTCCCGCCAGGGGACAAAAGTTCAGACATAACAAAGAACAAGCACCCAAGGCAGCTGATAAGTATAGAGGTGATTatgagaagaagagaaagaaggagCAGGAACTGCAGAAGCGACAGGCTGAGACGGGAATGTTGCAGTTTGGATCAAAGGGTGGAACGAAGAAGGTGAAGAGCGAGATCAGGAGCGTGGACGATGTGAGGAAGGCAAGAAAGCTGAAGGAAAAACGGAGAGAAAAGAATGCCCGGCCCtcgaaaaagggaaaggcgAGATGA
- a CDS encoding uncharacterized protein (EggNog:ENOG410PY2I~COG:S~BUSCO:8649at33183), translated as MSGSPSPQDQLHSFQGEKRKRSNSPAPHGSQVSEQPATYGGYPPKDRSTSGSISETRQSTVGQPNGSMISLSATAEQPHILPALGSAAPVPPRTTALPPRSTRRAKAHVASACVNCKRKHLGCDSARPCRRCVVAGKESSCVDVTHKRRGRPPLKAEEGPIRTYESAFGQSGTLRLSHQQPAHHQRMPSSRKIRPNTECRSAPAVEAGRDQKLRLSPPIPANTSSWGPSMLPSPSSTLPPSSPLSSVPLQRPLSSGNPSRSDRHGSIPSPSLPPPVPPQSLNDLAHRPPFSRDRLPPPRSPHQYKQGSAAPPFSCISGPTTHPVHSPIRLPPIPPPLPKLKVDFSIDSQQTGSNTSSPWSARTELPRVADRVIDPASNPISPLTQDESGLIERRWSHEHSLISSSYSLPPIRQPDSSFQRQRCFSASAMITSGHRDILNSPTVSEGASVDIQPVKRRKMELGEMVNN; from the exons ATGTCCGGCTCTCCGTCTCCTCAGGACCAGTTGCATTCGTTTCAGGGAGAAAAGCGCAAGCGCTCGAATTCCCCTGCGCCGCATGGCTCACAAGTATCTGAGCAACCCGCTACATATGGAGGTTATCCTCCGAAAGATCGCAGTACGAGCGGCTCTATTAGCGAGACTCGGCAGTCTACAGTCGGCCAGCCGAACGGTTCAATGATATCTCTCTCAGCAACAGCTGAACAGCCACACATACTCCCTGCTCTGGGTTCAGCAGCGCCAGTTCCACCTCGAACGACGGCGTTACCTCCGAGATCAACTCGCCGTGCTAAAGCACATGTAGCTTCCGCATGTGTAAACTGCAAGCGCAAGCATCTAGGCTGTGATTCTGCACGGCCTTGTCGAAGATGTGTAGTAGCTGGCAAAGAG TCGTCTTGCGTCGATGTAACACACAAACGAAGGGGACGACCGCCTTTGAAGGCCGAGGAAGGTCCTATACGAACTTACGAGTCAGCGTTCGGCCAGTCTGGAACACTACGCCTTTCTCATCAACAGCCGGCTCATCATCAGCGAATGCCTTCCTCGAGAAAAATTCGTCCAAACACAGAATGTCGTTCTGCCCCTGCAGTCGAAGCTGGACGAGACCAGAAGCTAAGATTAAGTCCTCCAATTCCCGCGAACACATCGTCATGGGGACCCTCGATGCTGCCTTCCCCATCGTCAACATTACCGCCGTCGTCTCCTCTAAGCAGTGTACCATTGCAACGACCTTTGTCGAGCGGAAACCCATCGCGGTCAGACAGGCACGGTTCCATCCCTAGCCCAAGCCTTCCACCGCCCGTTCCACCTCAGTCCCTGAACGATCTTGCGCATCGTCCTCCTTTTTCTCGAGATCGGCTACCACCACCCCGCTCACCTCACCAGTACAAACAGGGCTCAGCTGCACCGCCATTCTCCTGTATTTCAGGGCCAACGACACATCCAGTACATTCACCAATCCGACTGCCGCCGATACCCCCGCCACTTCCCAAACTGAAGGTTGATTTTTCCATTGATAGTCAACAAACTGGAAGCAACACCTCATCCCCCTGGTCGGCGAGGACAGAGCTTCCGCGCGTAGCAGATAGGGTGATTGACCCTGCTAGCAACCCAATTTCGCCTTTGACACAGGATGAATCCGGATTGATTGAGCGGAGGTGGAGCCACGAACATTCTCTTATATCATCTTCGTACTCCCTCCCTCCTATCCGGCAACCCGATTCGTCGTTCCAACGGCAAAGGTGTTTCAGCGCTTCGGCAATGATTACGTCAGGACATCGGGATATATTGAACTCCCCAACGGTGAGCGAAGGTGCGAGTGTGGACATCCAGCCAGTGAAGCGTAGGAAGATGGAGCTTGGGGAAATGGTGAATAATTAA
- a CDS encoding uncharacterized protein (EggNog:ENOG410PHJU~COG:E~TransMembrane:11 (o53-71i83-111o131-154i161-182o188-212i276-297o327-352i372-395o401-422i443-464o476-496i)~BUSCO:5255at33183): MAASGDAIKPNCHFDEKSDDVEKSPPPDTRQLETEHGPVVADNLARKLSARQVQMIAIAGTIGTGLFLGTGKTLATGGPASMLISYAIVGAIVFTTMLALGEMAAFMPIAGSFCTYAGRFVDDGLGFAITWVYWFNDAVATAADLVALQLLLAYWDENFPAWAFSLIFLVVLIGLNIVSVRVYGEMEYWLSILKVATVIIFIILGIAVNCGANTDREYIGGRYWHIGDAPFVGGIGGFASVFVTASFAYGGTESIAITAGETRNPTRNLPRVIRNVFWRILIFYILAVLIIGLNVPYDYPDLSTSTSTTSPFTIVFHKVGSRVAGSFINAVIMTSVISAGNHALFAGARLMYTLAVDRHAPAFLGRLTGRKVPWVAVLATSAVSGLCFGASYIGAGQLWTWLQNIVGVSNQLSWLCIGIASLRFRRAVDIQGLTHLLPFKNWTYPYGPVLAILLNSVLILVQGWSCFSPYFKAVDFVSFYVQLPILGGLFVLWKLLKRTKWVRLEEMDLVTDRWDGGRFGPGTGAGAAAAARRGEDWRDERTWNGPQGEKSFWELSWKSKMKHAGQWLFF, translated from the exons ATGGCGGCTAGCGGCGACGCAATAAAACCCAACTGCCATTTCGATGAAAAATCCGATGATGTCGAAAAATCGCCCCCGCCGGATACCAGGCAGCTCGAAACTGAACACGGGCCCGTTGTAGCCGACAATCTCGCGCGCAAGTTGTCCGCGCGCCAGGTTCAAATGATTGCAATTGCAGGTACCATTGGCACGGGTTTGTTTTTGGGAACGGGAAAGACGCTGGCAACCGGTGGTCCGGCTTCAATGCTCATCTCCTACGCAATTGTGGGAGCGATTGTTTTTACCACGATGTTGGCCCTGGGAGAAATGGCGGCGTTTATGCCCATCGCCGGGTCTTTCTGCACTTATGCAGG GCGATTTGTTGATGATGGACTTGGATTCGCGATCACTTGGGTCTATTGGTTCAATGATGCGGTAGCAACTGCTGCGGATTTGGTTGCATTACAGTTGCTTTTGGCCTATTGGGACGAGAATTTCCCTGCATGGGCGTTTAGTTTAATCTTCCTCGTGGTGCTGATTGGACTGAATATTGTCAGTGTGAGAGTCTACGGTGAA ATGGAATACTGGCTAAGTATCCTGAAAGTAGCCACGGTGATT ATCTTCATTATTCTCGGTATCGCAGTCAACTGCGGTGCGAATACGGATAGGGAGTATATTGGCGGAAGGTACTGGCATATTGGAGACGCTCCCTTCGTTGGTGGTATCGGTGGCTTTGCGTCTGTCTTCGTCACTGCTTCCTTCGCATA TGGCGGGACTGAGTCCATCGCGATCACCGCCGGTGAAACTCGCAATCCAACCCGCAATCTTCCTCGCGTCATCCGTAACGTCTTCTGGCGCATTCTCATTTTCTACATCCTCGCAGTCCTTATCATCGGCCTTAATGTTCCCTACGACTATCCCGACCTCTCCACCAGCACCTCCACAACAAGTCCCTTCACTATCGTCTTCCACAAGGTTGGAAGTAGAGTTGCCGGAAGCTTTATCAATGCGGTCATTATGACTAGTGTTATCTCAGCGGGAAACCATGCGTTGTTCGCCGGCGCGAGATTAATGTATACCCTTGCCGTCGACCGTCATGCGCCGGCCTTTCTTGGCCGGTTAACTGGACGGAAGGTTCCGTGGGTAGCCGTGCTGGCAACCTCCGCAGTGAGTGGCCTGTGCTTCGGTGCCAGTTACATTGGCGCCGGCCAGTTGTGGACTTGGCTTCAAAA CATTGTTGGTGTCTCTAATCAGTTATCTTGGCTCTGCATCGGAATTGCCTCCCTGCGCTTCCGCCGTGCCGTCGACATCCAGGGACTCACCCACCTTCTCCCCTTCAAAAATTGGACCTATCCCTACGGGCCTGTCCTCGCCATCCTCCTCAACTCCGTCCTCATCCTTGTCCAGGGTTGGTCGTGCTTCTCTCCATACTTCAAAGCCGTAGATTTTGTCAGCTTTTACGTCCAATTACCCATCCTAGGCGGATTGTTCGTGCTATGGAAACTTTTGAAGAGAACAAAATGGGTGAGACTTGAAGAGATGGATCTGGTCACGGACCGATGGGATGGAGGACGATTTGGGCCCGGCACCGGTGCTGGTGCTGCGGCTGCAGCCAGGAGAGGAGAAGATTGGCGTGATGAGAGGACATGGAATGGCCCGCAGGGAGAGAAGTCGTTCTGGGAGTTGTCCTGGAAGAGTAAGATGAAGCATGCTGGCCAGTGGCTGTTCTTTTAA
- the DBP4 gene encoding ATP-dependent RNA helicase dbp4 (EggNog:ENOG410PFU2~COG:A~BUSCO:2469at33183), whose amino-acid sequence MAPAHSRTGKPQKPFRQNNRSLKRKRNEDDLSSLTQRVGELNPKSLAESFSELPLSDATLQGLSASHFKTLTDIQSRAVPHAIKGRDILGAAKTGSGKTLAFLVPVLENLYRKQWTEYDGLGALILSPTRELAIQIFEVLRKIGRYHTFSAGLVIGGKSLQEEQERLGRMNILVCTPGRMLQHMDQTAAFDTDHIQMLVLDEADRIMDMGFQSTVDAIVEHLPKERQTMLFSATQTKKVSDLARLSLRDPEYISVHEAASSATPASLQQHYVVTPLPEKLDTLWSFIRNTLKSKILVFFSSSKQVRFVYEAFRHMQPGIPLLHLHGRQKQSARIDITSKFSRAKYSCLFSTDVAARGLDFPAVDWVIQLDCPEDADTYIHRVGRTARYERDGRAVLFLDPSEEEGMLKRLEQKKIPIERINIKAKKQQSIVNQLQNMCFKDPALKYLGQKAFTSYVKSVHIQKDKDVFNVKSLPLEEFASSLGLPGAPRIKFIKGEDTKSRKNAPRHLAVVPSSDEDSDEGLTKKKKENEVRTKYDRMFERRNQDVLTEHYTKLIRDDDEIDPDEKDNPAADADEDDGFLSVKRRFDAGDENLGEGLGSEDEIDGIKKGKAVQIDGKEPLIIDSKRREKLLKSKKKLLKYKGKGTKLVYDDEGNAHEIYEMEDEQQFKAQGDADAQRAKYLELEAERTRLADIRDKEIAKQKKREKKEKRRARARAEREAEDGPVAVLAPYEEDEGVREDDFSAEDRGSEDDRAPPSKKQKKWFQSDSDVDGEDGGKKRKRPRAQSPAQVETLEDLEALAAELLE is encoded by the coding sequence ATGGCTCCAGCACATTCGCGCACCGGGAAGCCCCAGAAGCCTTTCCGTCAAAACAATAGAAGCTTAAAGCGAAAGCGAAATGAAGACGACCTCAGCAGCCTGACACAGCGAGTCGGAGAGCTCAACCCAAAGTCCCTCGCCGAGTCATTTTCAGAACTCCCGCTTTCAGATGCTACGTTACAAGGTTTGTCGGCGTCGCATTTCAAGACGTTGACGGACATACAGTCTCGTGCGGTCCCTCATGCGATCAAGGGACGAGATATTCTCGGCGCGGCGAAGACAGGCAGCGGCAAAACGCTCGCATTCCTAGTTCCTGTCCTGGAGAATCTGTATAGGAAACAATGGACCGAATATGATGGGCTAGGCGCCCTAATCCTCTCCCCGACCCGCGAATTGGCAATTCAAATCTTCGAAGTTCTCCGCAAGATCGGTCGGTATCATACATTCTCGGCCGGGCTGGTCATTGGAGGAAAAAGTCTACAGGAAGAACAAGAGCGCTTGGGAAGGATGAATATTCTCGTTTGCACACCGGGGCGCATGCTGCAGCACATGGACCAGACGGCGGCATTTGATACGGATCATATTCAGATGCTTGTTCTCGACGAGGCGGACCGGATTATGGATATGGGATTCCAGAGCACCGTGGACGCGATTGTTGAACATTTACCCAAAGAGCGACAGACGATGCTATTCAGTGCTACGCAAACAAAGAAAGTGTCTGACTTGGCTAGACTGAGCTTGAGAGATCCAGAGTATATTTCTGTGCACGAGGCGGCGAGCAGTGCGACACCTGCGAGTTTGCAGCAGCACTACGTGGTCACGCCGTTACCGGAGAAATTAGATACGTTATGGAGTTTTATTCGGAATACGTTGAAATCTAAAATACTGGTGTTCTTCTCCTCCAGCAAGCAGGTGCGATTCGTTTACGAAGCGTTTAGGCATATGCAGCCTGGTATACCGTTGTTGCATCTTCATGGGAGGCAGAAGCAAAGCGCAAGAATAGATATCACGAGCAAATTTTCGAGGGCGAAGTATTCGTGTTTATTCTCCACCGACGTTGCAGCCAGAGGGCTGGATTTCCCCGCGGTTGACTGGGTTATTCAGCTGGATTGCCCAGAGGATGCTGACACTTATATCCATCGGGTTGGTCGAACAGCGAGATATGAACGGGATGGGAGAGCAGTGTTGTTTCTAGATCCAAGTGAAGAGGAAGGTATGCTGAAACGCTTggagcaaaagaaaataccCATTGAACGGATCAATATCAAAGCGAAGAAACAACAGAGTATAGTGAACCAGCTGCAGAATATGTGTTTCAAAGATCCTGCGCTGAAATATCTGGGACAGAAAGCGTTTACATCCTATGTCAAATCAGTACATATCCAAAAGGATAAGGACGTGTTTAACGTGAAAAGTTTGCCGCTGGAAGAGTTTGCATCAAGCTTAGGGCTTCCTGGAGCCCCGAGAATCAAATTCATCAAGGGAGAAGATACAAAATCGCGGAAGAATGCGCCTAGACACCTTGCGGTGGTTCCTAGCAGTGACGAAGATTCAGACGAAGGGCtcacaaaaaagaagaaagagaacgAAGTACGGACGAAATATGATCGTATGTTTGAGCGGCGAAACCAGGACGTGTTAACGGAGCACTACACTAAATTGATCAGGGATGACGACGAGATTGATCCGGATGAAAAGGACAATCCCGCCGCTGATGCAGACGAAGACGACGGGTTCCTTTCTGTCAAACGACGCTTTGATGCTGGGGATGAAAATCTGGGTGAAGGCTTAGGATCCGAGGACGAAATTGATGGCATAAAGAAAGGCAAAGCTGTGCAGATCGACGGCAAAGAACCTCTAATTATCGACTCTAAGCGACGAGAAAAGCTTCTTAAATCCAAGAAGAAATTACTGAAATATAAAGGCAAAGGGACGAAACTAGTGTACGATGACGAGGGTAATGCGCATGAAATCTACGAGATGGAGGACGAGCAGCAATTCAAAGCCCAAGGTGATGCGGACGCTCAGCGTGCTAAGTATTTGGAGCTGGAGGCAGAACGAACCAGGTTGGCGGATATCCGTGACAAGGAGATTGcgaaacagaagaagagagagaagaaggagaaacGAAGAGCAAGGGCGCGCGCCGAGCGGGAGGCCGAAGATGGTCCCGTGGCTGTACTTGCTCCGTATGAAGAAGACGAGGGTGTGAGGGAGGACGATTTCTCTGCTGAAGACAGAGGATCCGAGGATGATCGGGCACCACCGAgtaagaagcagaagaaatgGTTCCAGAGCGATTCCGATGTGGACGGGGAAGACGgcgggaagaagaggaaacgGCCTCGTGCACAAAGCCCGGCACAGGTTGAGACGCTTGAAGACCTGGAAGCTCTTGCTGCTGAATTATTGGAGTAG